One genomic segment of Pseudomonas sp. RU47 includes these proteins:
- the pseI gene encoding pseudaminic acid synthase: MTSFKIGNRLIGAEAPPFIIAEMSGNHNQSLDVALQIVEAAAKAGAHALKLQTYTAETMTLDLSEGEFFIKDPGSLWAGTSLYDLYEKAHTPWEWHAPIFARAKELGMLAFSTPFDDSAVEFLESLDVPAYKIASFENTDLPLIRRVAATGKPLIISTGMASIAELDEAVRAAREAGCKDLVLLKCTSTYPATPLNSNVRTIPHLRELFGCEVGLSDHSMGVGVSVAAVALGATVVEKHFTLDRSAGGVDASFSLEPAEMASLVVETERAWQAMGQVHYGVTEAERKSLVYRRSLYVTADMAAGDTFTGDNLRAIRPGLGLPPKHTDAVLGRRARAPIKRGTPLDWSLVE, translated from the coding sequence ATGACTAGTTTCAAGATCGGCAACCGCTTGATCGGTGCCGAGGCGCCACCCTTCATCATCGCCGAGATGAGCGGCAACCATAACCAGTCACTGGACGTCGCCCTGCAAATTGTCGAGGCAGCGGCCAAGGCGGGGGCGCATGCGCTGAAGCTGCAAACCTACACCGCCGAAACCATGACGCTGGATTTGTCTGAGGGCGAATTCTTCATCAAGGATCCGGGCAGTCTGTGGGCGGGTACTTCGCTCTACGATTTGTATGAAAAAGCCCATACACCGTGGGAATGGCATGCACCGATTTTTGCTCGTGCCAAGGAACTGGGGATGCTCGCGTTCTCGACACCGTTCGATGACAGCGCCGTGGAATTTCTCGAAAGCCTCGATGTTCCGGCCTACAAGATCGCCAGTTTCGAAAACACCGATTTGCCGTTGATCCGTCGTGTGGCCGCCACCGGCAAGCCGCTGATCATTTCCACCGGCATGGCCAGTATCGCTGAACTGGATGAGGCCGTTCGCGCCGCGCGCGAGGCCGGTTGCAAAGATCTGGTGTTGCTCAAATGCACCAGCACTTACCCGGCAACGCCGCTCAACAGCAACGTGCGCACGATTCCCCATCTGCGTGAGTTGTTCGGTTGCGAAGTGGGGCTGTCCGATCACTCGATGGGCGTTGGCGTGTCGGTGGCAGCCGTGGCGCTTGGCGCGACGGTGGTGGAAAAGCACTTCACCCTCGACCGTTCAGCGGGTGGCGTCGATGCCAGTTTCTCGCTGGAACCGGCAGAAATGGCCAGTCTGGTGGTGGAAACCGAGCGCGCCTGGCAGGCCATGGGGCAGGTGCATTACGGCGTCACAGAGGCTGAACGCAAGTCGCTGGTGTATCGCCGCTCGCTGTATGTCACGGCTGACATGGCCGCCGGTGACACCTTTACCGGGGACAATCTGCGCGCCATTCGCCCGGGTCTCGGTCTGCCGCCCAAGCACACCGACGCCGTCCTCGGCCGCCGCGCCCGCGCGCCGATCAAGCGCGGCACGCCTCTGGACTGGTCGTTGGTCGAATAA
- a CDS encoding ketoacyl-ACP synthase III encodes MIGIKSIASYVPVAGVDNYAQGAKFEKDEEFILGKIGSAFLPRKDAEQETSDLCVEAANALFASNPELKRESIDALIVVTQNGDEEGLPHTAAIVQDKLGLPTNVAAFDISLGCSGYVYGIYAIKGFMEAAGLKNGLLITADPYSKIVDPEDRNTTMLFGDAATATWMGEEPTWALGKAKFGTDGSGAPHLKVTDGVFFMNGRQVFNFALLKVPAHLHELLDDSGLKADDIDAFCIHQGSAAIVDAVARRFEGEPEKFIKDMVETGNTVSSSIPLLLEKHVIDSDWQRIALSGFGVGLSWGSAIIYRP; translated from the coding sequence ATGATTGGCATAAAAAGCATTGCGAGCTACGTTCCTGTAGCCGGCGTGGACAATTACGCACAAGGTGCAAAATTCGAGAAGGATGAAGAGTTCATCCTTGGCAAGATCGGTTCGGCGTTTCTGCCACGCAAAGACGCTGAACAGGAAACCTCCGATCTGTGCGTGGAAGCGGCCAATGCGCTGTTTGCCAGCAACCCTGAACTGAAGCGTGAGTCGATCGACGCCTTGATCGTCGTCACCCAGAACGGTGACGAAGAAGGCCTGCCACACACCGCCGCCATCGTGCAGGACAAACTCGGTCTGCCGACCAACGTTGCGGCGTTCGATATTTCCCTGGGCTGCTCCGGTTACGTCTACGGCATCTACGCGATCAAGGGCTTCATGGAAGCCGCTGGCCTGAAGAATGGTCTGCTGATCACCGCTGACCCGTATTCGAAAATCGTCGACCCTGAAGACCGCAACACCACTATGCTGTTCGGCGATGCCGCGACGGCTACGTGGATGGGCGAAGAGCCGACCTGGGCGCTGGGCAAAGCCAAGTTCGGTACTGACGGCTCCGGTGCACCGCATTTGAAAGTGACCGATGGCGTATTCTTCATGAACGGTCGTCAGGTGTTCAACTTTGCCTTGCTGAAAGTCCCGGCACACTTGCACGAGTTGCTGGATGACTCAGGTCTGAAGGCGGATGACATCGATGCCTTCTGCATTCACCAGGGCAGTGCGGCAATTGTCGATGCGGTGGCGCGACGTTTCGAAGGTGAGCCGGAAAAATTCATCAAAGACATGGTTGAGACCGGTAACACCGTGTCGTCGAGCATTCCGTTGCTGCTGGAAAAACACGTCATCGATTCCGACTGGCAGCGTATTGCCTTGAGCGGTTTTGGCGTCGGTCTGTCGTGGGGCTCGGCGATCATCTATCGTCCTTGA